A window from Salvia miltiorrhiza cultivar Shanhuang (shh) chromosome 2, IMPLAD_Smil_shh, whole genome shotgun sequence encodes these proteins:
- the LOC131008151 gene encoding uncharacterized protein LOC131008151, which translates to MYYNNDNPCDYIDNCYKVSTYLKTYSHLINPTNGKDMWPKSIMPPIIPNEVPKPKKGRRQIMRKKEPGEGSNGTKNGIVSGKVSKKGTVMHCSICGSTEHNKRYHGKQGSDATQPIPKKLPVRRNKSVGQSGGLHSISMPHTMQWMPDVSSKLENL; encoded by the exons ATGTATTACAACAATGATAACCCTTGTGACTACATTGATAATTGCTATAAAGTGTCTACATACTTGAAGACTTATAGTCATTTGATAAATCCTACTAATGGAAAAGATATGTGGCCTAAAAGCATTATGCCTCCTATCATACCAAATGAGGttccaaagccaaaaaaagGTAGAAGACAAATAATGCGAAAGAAGGAACCTGGTGAGGGTTCAAATGGAACCAAGAACGGAATCGTTAGTGGAAAGGTCTCTAAGAAGGGTACTGTTATGCATTGTTCAATATGTGGGTCGACAGAGCATAATAAAAGATATCATGGGAAACAAGGGAGTGATGCTACTCAACCAATACCAAAAAAATTACCA GTGAGAAGGAATAAAAGTGTTGGACAAAGTGGTGGGTTACACTCTATTTCCATGCCACATACAATGCAGTGGATGCCTGACGTAAGTTCAAAACTTGAGAACTTATAA